In Dehalococcoidia bacterium, the sequence TCGAACTGCCTCAGCCAGCGCCAGATACGTATTTCGCTTGCAACATCTCGGCCCGCCCTGCAGCGCGATGGCCATCAGGCTCTTAGAGGTCATCATGTTGGAGAGCCTCCACGAATCGGTAGTGAGGGGAGTAGCATCAGTAATAAGGCTGAAAAAGATGCCAGTTCCCACGGCAGCACCGCAGTCACCGTAGAAGCCGCAAAATCCTCCCAACACATTTTTAGCCCGCTTCTGAGCTTCCGATATCTTCCGAGCTTTCCGGTCAGGATCGCCTTTCAGATTATAGTAGGCGGAAAGCAAAACTGCCGGGATAAGGAAATGATGCTCCGGCCCGTGCATTTTGACCGCCGGATGTCGCATCAAAACCAGCGCCACTTCCAGAGGGTCGGTC encodes:
- a CDS encoding DUF5714 domain-containing protein: MEHKTNCLFCGAELVYADMAQPRECVYCQRTYESNVACTSGHYVCDRCHSLPAFDLIGEFCINSHSTDPLEVALVLMRHPAVKMHGPEHHFLIPAVLLSAYYNLKGDPDRKARKISEAQKRAKNVLGGFCGFYGDCGAAVGTGIFFSLITDATPLTTDSWRLSNMMTSKSLMAIALQGGPRCCKRNTYLALAEAVRFLEEKLGVVMAANPESKCEFSDLNKECLKEECPFHPV